Sequence from the Clostridium botulinum BKT015925 genome:
TGTCTTAGTCTTATCATGAAATTAGTTGCAGTTTCAGCAGTATATTCTGCAATTCCCATAACTCTCATTTCTCCTGAACCTTTTTCATTAGGTCTAAATTGTTGAATATTTGCTATTTTCGCTAATTCATCAAATGGAACATATCTAAATGTGCCATCTTTATCTATATGATCATCACAGTTATTAAAACAAAGTGTAATAAAATCTTGACCTTTCACAGTAGATTGTAACTGAACTTTTCCTGAGCAAGTAACCTTATTAAATACAGAAGTTACTTCTACTCTAGAATGGGGTGGAACTAATATATCTTGAGATGGAAGTGTATACGTTAAAACCTTTGAATTAGTTTGAGATGTTTCTCTTCCAAAGTTAAAATCACCACCTATTTCTACAGTTCCTTCAACACCATTACCCAAAAATTTTGCAATAACCTTAACAGAACTTTTCCACCCTACCTTTAATCCCATTACAGTTCTATTAGTTCCAGTAAAAGTAACTTTTTTAGTAAAACTTTCAGATTTCATTTTACGAGTTATACTTGTATTATTGGTTAATACAGTATTCCCAACATATAAAGTTTCATTACCAGTTACTAGGGGTTCTCCTATAGGTGAAACTCCCATGGCCCCCTCAGTATTAAAATGATATCTTCCTGCTTTTAATTCATCTAATATTGATGAATTAGCCTCTTCATAAGGACGTCCATTAGCTAAATACTTATAATACGGAACAAGTAATTTAGAATAAGCTGATTCCATACTTTCTATCATAAAAAAACTCCTTAAACTAATATATTAACTAACTGTAATTTTAAAATTATAGTCAGTTAATATATTATATTTATTAACTCAACAAAATGTTTTACATAGAATTCCATTTTTCGACTTTTTTTTAAAAGCTCTAAAACTTATATGATTTTCAGATTTACTTTAATTAAATAATTCTTAATTTCAAAATAACTTCTAATTAAATATTTTAATATATCAATAATATTATCGAATAAACTATTCCATATGCTGAAACCCTTATATATCAACGCTTTGAGACTCTCGTGTTTTTTAATAGGTTAGTTTTAGAATATACATGAAATACGATACACGCTAGTAATACCAACGCTTTGAAGCTATTTTGCTAAAGTAGTATCGAATAAAAAGAATAGTATCCAACTATAACACTTCAAACCCTCTTGTTATAATATATTAAGTTAAATTATATTGTAAAAATAAAAAAGGAATTCATATTTATTTATAGAACATTAATATTAACGCAATAAAACATATTATACTAAGTGTTTCAGTATTCCCAACTAGTACCTCAAAAGGTTCTATGAATAAATTTTCCCTGTTTAAGTGAATACTTATATGACCCCATATATAAAGAATGTGCGCTGATTTCTTTATATATGGGGTTATTTATATTTATATATACTAAAAAAGCCAATAGAATTAATCTATTAGCTTAAATATGTTGAATGTAATTTACTATCTAGTTTATACTTACTAAAACCATCTGTGCTAAACCTTACAGTATACAACTCACTATTATTTAATTCATATGCTACTATATCTCTAGTATCTAAGATTTGTTGTATATTGCTTGTACTTAAATAAAACTTATTGCCTTGCTTATTACATTTTAACTGTATCTTATTTAACTTTGCATATTGCTTTATTGTATTGCTTAAATCAATTGAATCTCCTATATTTCCCAGTGAATTATATTTATCTAATATTTCTTTAGCTTTAATTATATATTTATTATCCTTTATCAACTTTCTATTGCCACTACCCATACACTTCTCTTT
This genomic interval carries:
- a CDS encoding ETX/MTX2 family pore-forming toxin; its protein translation is MIESMESAYSKLLVPYYKYLANGRPYEEANSSILDELKAGRYHFNTEGAMGVSPIGEPLVTGNETLYVGNTVLTNNTSITRKMKSESFTKKVTFTGTNRTVMGLKVGWKSSVKVIAKFLGNGVEGTVEIGGDFNFGRETSQTNSKVLTYTLPSQDILVPPHSRVEVTSVFNKVTCSGKVQLQSTVKGQDFITLCFNNCDDHIDKDGTFRYVPFDELAKIANIQQFRPNEKGSGEMRVMGIAEYTAETATNFMIRLRQFDLRNKNIISSDSYNIKPIISD